Proteins from a single region of Palaemon carinicauda isolate YSFRI2023 chromosome 32, ASM3689809v2, whole genome shotgun sequence:
- the LOC137625483 gene encoding uncharacterized protein: MQVVDNGVASLWAVYNTSTLQHSAVQHFHTTTLPNYNTSTIQHFHNIALPKYNTSKLKHFQTTTLPHYNPSKLQHFHTTTLPKYNTSIIQHFQTTTLPHYDTSMIQHLHNTTLPNYKASIIQHFQNTTLLQYNTSIIQHFQDASLPRYNTSKTQHFHNTTLPNYNPSKLQHFHTTTLPNYNNSTQQHFQTTTFPNYNTSAIQHFHNTTLP, encoded by the coding sequence TACAACACTTCCACACTACAACACTCCGCAGTACAACACTTCCACACAACAACACTTCCAAACTACAACACTTCCACAATACAACACTTCCATAATATAGCACTTCCAAAATACAACACTTCCAAACTAAAACACTTCCAAACCACAACACTTCCACACTACAACCCTTCCAAACTACAACACTTCCACACTACAACACTTCCGAAGTACAACACTTCCATAATACAACACTTCCAAACTACAACACTTCCACACTACGACACTTCCATGATACAACACCTCCACAATACAACACTTCCAAACTACAAAGCTTCTATAATACAGCACTTCCAAAATACAACACTTCTACAATACAACACCTCCATAATACAACACTTCCAAGACGCATCACTTCCACGATACAACACTTCCAAGACGCAACACTTCCACAATACAACCCTTCCAAACTACAACCCTTCCAAACTACAACACTTCCACACTACAACACTTCCAAACTACAACAATTCCACACAACAACACTTCCAAACTACAACATTTCCAAACTACAACACTTCCGCAATACAACACTTCCACAACACAACACTTCCATAA